One region of Deltaproteobacteria bacterium genomic DNA includes:
- the thrC gene encoding threonine synthase: MRYYSTTKKCPRVGFRDAVLQGLAPDSGLYMPEEVPKLSETFWRQLEKLSFAEMAVEIAAPYVAWALSAAQLRQVVKSSADFAVPLVPLGDHVQILELFHGPTLAFKDFGARFLAQVLQIFAEEANRQFIVLAATSGDTGSAVANACYGLAGVRVVLLYPKGRISRIQEQQIATLGGNVVALEVEGSFDDCQGLVKQAFGSAELRDVVDLTSANSINIARLIPQMFYYFGAYAALCRQGKISPCQSVVFSVPSGNFGNLTAACLAKRMGLPVEKLVAATNANKVVPDYLQTGEFRPQPSIATISNAMDVGNPSNFYRLLDIYRGDVALMRKDIIGFSFRDDETRQAIKQCFSQYGYVLDPHGAVSYLGLREYQKMQYKNSKTERIVLETAHPAKFLEVVQEATGEKVDIPQQLASCLEKPKCSVSMSPEFQDFRELLLSLDLRG; the protein is encoded by the coding sequence ATGCGCTACTATAGCACAACTAAGAAGTGTCCGCGGGTGGGTTTTCGCGATGCTGTGCTACAAGGTCTCGCCCCTGACTCTGGTTTGTACATGCCCGAGGAGGTGCCTAAATTAAGCGAAACTTTTTGGCGGCAGCTGGAAAAATTGTCCTTTGCGGAGATGGCGGTAGAGATTGCGGCGCCCTATGTGGCGTGGGCGTTGTCTGCGGCCCAGCTGCGCCAGGTTGTTAAGTCTAGTGCTGATTTTGCCGTTCCTTTGGTGCCACTGGGTGATCATGTCCAAATATTGGAACTCTTTCACGGACCAACTCTGGCGTTTAAAGATTTTGGCGCAAGGTTTTTGGCGCAAGTGTTGCAAATTTTTGCAGAGGAGGCCAATCGCCAATTCATAGTTCTTGCGGCGACCTCGGGTGATACTGGAAGTGCGGTAGCCAATGCTTGTTATGGATTAGCGGGAGTGCGCGTAGTCCTTTTGTATCCCAAGGGGCGGATAAGTCGGATACAGGAGCAGCAGATTGCAACTCTTGGTGGAAATGTTGTTGCCTTAGAGGTTGAGGGAAGTTTTGATGACTGTCAGGGCTTGGTAAAGCAGGCGTTTGGCAGTGCGGAGCTAAGAGATGTAGTTGATCTCACCTCGGCAAATTCCATTAATATTGCTAGGTTGATTCCCCAGATGTTTTACTATTTTGGTGCCTATGCGGCCTTGTGCCGACAAGGCAAGATTAGCCCTTGTCAGAGTGTGGTATTTTCTGTGCCGAGTGGAAACTTTGGCAACCTAACTGCTGCTTGCCTCGCTAAGAGAATGGGTCTACCGGTGGAGAAGCTCGTTGCCGCAACAAATGCCAATAAAGTGGTACCGGATTACTTACAAACGGGTGAGTTTAGGCCCCAGCCATCGATTGCGACTATATCTAACGCTATGGATGTTGGGAATCCCAGCAACTTTTATCGGCTGCTGGATATATATCGGGGCGACGTGGCGTTAATGAGAAAGGACATAATTGGATTTAGCTTTCGCGATGACGAAACTCGGCAAGCCATAAAGCAATGTTTTTCACAGTATGGCTATGTCCTCGATCCCCATGGTGCGGTTAGCTATCTAGGTCTCAGGGAATATCAGAAGATGCAATATAAAAACTCTAAGACAGAGAGGATAGTTTTAGAGACAGCTCATCCTGCAAAGTTTTTGGAAGTCGTGCAAGAGGCTACCGGAGAGAAGGTAGATATCCCCCAGCAAT